In the Helianthus annuus cultivar XRQ/B chromosome 11, HanXRQr2.0-SUNRISE, whole genome shotgun sequence genome, one interval contains:
- the LOC110924606 gene encoding protein FAR-RED IMPAIRED RESPONSE 1-like translates to MEKLTTKVGANLCNSTDFKKSLCDIVWTDALLPEQFENEWGVILADFDLLNHEWLQSMYQFRDTWIPAYYRDQHMSGLMRTSSRSESENHFFGQFCNPNCTLVEFLGHFDSAIEAQRHEHRKNDHDTRHTNPQIFAKEFVLEQQAANIYTRTIFFDAQLEIQTAIHKCAVGKWEDREDNFVNFFVKDFSQACTTFFQVMMPQLDMTVSCSCNRYEQFGLLCAHIFCVLRLLDIRQFPERYIMRPWTREAVPNSAPGAILGISESNDRYQQVNGVVREITRSAESLINRLVYNFDALCAFRDHVVQYQSTADQAVVNAPPRSRRDRFAEITGYTQETPVTVRMPKTVRFKGMGKPSRMKSNREISIIQSAKKKKGRECGNCKRQGHNRRTCSFPARENADDSSESDEADLEGDDEEELEDVAGEGDDEEELEDEEQE, encoded by the exons ATGGAGAAACTCACTACCaag GTTGGCGCCAACCTATGCAATAGCACTGATTTTAAGAAGAGTTTGTGTGATATTGTTTGGACCGATGCCTTACTGCCAGAACAGTTTGAAAATGAATGGGGTGTTATATTGGCTGATTTTGATTTGCTGAATCATGAATGGTTACAGTCAATGTATCAGTTTAGGGATACATGGATCCCTGCGTATTATCGCGATCAACACATGTCTGGGCTGATGCGTACCTCATCACGTTCGGAGAGTGAGAACCATTTCTTTGGGCAGTTTTGCAACCCGAATTGTACCCTTGTTGAATTCTTGGGGCATTTTGATTCTGCAATCGAAGCCCAAAGACACGAGCACAGGAAGAATGATCACGATACTAGGCACACGAACCCCCAAATATTTGCAAAAGAGTTTGTCTTAGAGCAACAGGCGGCAAACATATACACACGGACAATTTTCTTTGATGCGCAACTTGAAATTCAGACAGCCATTCACAAGTGTGCTGTTGGAAAATGGGAGGATAGAGAGGATAACTTTGTGAACTTCTTTGTGAAGGACTTTTCTCAAGCGTGTACTACATTTTTTCAG GTTATGATGCCGCAGCTAGACATGACCGTTAGTTGCTCATGCAATAGGTATGAACAGTTTGGGCTTCTGTGTGCGCATATTTTTTGCGTTTTGCGGCTTCTTGACATCAGGCAGTTCCCTGAAAGGTACATAATGCGACCGTGGACAAGGGAAGCTGTTCCTAACAGTGCGCCGGGAGCGATATTGGGGATTAGTGAAAGTAATGATCGGTATCAGCAAGTTAATGGTGTTGTAAGGGAGATAACAAGGTCAGCCGAGTCTCTTATTAACAGGTTGGTTTATAACTTTGATGCGTTGTGCGCTTTTAGGGACCATGTTGTCCAGTATCAATCGACCGCTGATCAGGCAGTCGTAAACGCTCCCCCTAGGAGTCGTCGCGATAGGTTTGCTGAAATAACTGGATACACGCAAGAAACACCTGTAACTGTTCGTATGCCGAAAACCGTTAGATTTAAAGGTATGGGCAAACCTTCTAGAATGAAGAGTAATCGTGAAATTTCCATTATTCAATCTGCGAAGAAAAAAAAGGGTCGCGAATGTGGCAATTGCAAACGTCAGGGGCATAATAGACGTACCTGCTCGTTCCCGGCAAGGGAAAATGCCGACGACTCCTCAGAAAGTGATGAAGCGGATCTTGAAGGAGACGACGAAGAGGAGCTAGAAGATGTGGCGGGTGAAGGAGACGACGAAGAGGAGCTAGAAGATGAAGAGCAAGAGTAG